In Chloroflexota bacterium, a genomic segment contains:
- a CDS encoding class I SAM-dependent methyltransferase, translating into MSDKSGKRDAVDITRKTYDEIAGDYMRRLKNPYLGGSEAYHKTAIDRFVSLLPSPQVRVLDEGCGFGHDLGYFRAKRLNIYGVDLSQSMLSLTRHNFPEVPLCHMDMRWLNFKPQSFGGVWAAHCLYHIPKRDIGLVINGIRHVLMAQGVFFCSLKLGEGEEIDTGQQAVSYPGKPRFYALYTENEARKMLSGFDIVEWDVKPEIYYGSPWLYAWLKKTG; encoded by the coding sequence GTGTCAGATAAATCTGGAAAGCGGGATGCGGTTGATATTACCCGAAAGACTTATGACGAGATTGCCGGGGACTACATGCGTCGCCTCAAAAACCCTTACCTGGGAGGGTCAGAGGCCTACCATAAGACGGCGATAGACAGGTTTGTGTCCTTACTGCCGTCTCCACAGGTCCGAGTATTGGATGAGGGCTGCGGCTTTGGGCATGACCTCGGTTATTTCCGGGCAAAAAGGTTGAATATTTATGGCGTTGACCTATCCCAAAGTATGCTGTCGTTAACCCGGCATAACTTTCCTGAAGTACCGCTATGTCACATGGATATGCGCTGGTTGAATTTCAAGCCGCAAAGTTTTGGAGGCGTATGGGCGGCGCATTGCTTGTACCATATCCCCAAGCGGGATATCGGTCTGGTCATCAATGGTATAAGACATGTTTTAATGGCTCAAGGTGTCTTTTTCTGCAGCCTGAAGCTGGGCGAGGGGGAGGAGATTGACACTGGTCAACAGGCGGTGAGTTATCCTGGAAAACCCCGTTTTTATGCCCTTTATACCGAAAATGAGGCCAGGAAAATGCTGAGCGGTTTCGATATTGTGGAGTGGGATGTCAAGCCGGAGATTTACTATGGCAGTCCCTGGCTGTATGCTTGGTTGAAAAAAACTGGTTAA
- a CDS encoding glycosyltransferase yields the protein MTAQKSAKISVIIPVKNVSGKIKQCLKAVFAQSLMPYEVIVVDGRSTDGTAERAQNYPVKVFYQDYGAAGAARQIGVEHAEGEYLAFTDGDSIPGRDWLKNLVGGFDEGVVGVGGGIQNIGQGIWTNSINLAFATFLGSGRSVQGGASFSDRFVKSISGCNSMYRKSDLLRAGGFDPNLSGADETELNARLLKSGRLRYVSDAAVLHDHSRGLKEFAKNMYRYGGWRKECGVWDWPVIPPLLAPLLLLTLLASRWILTTIIGFYLVIVGLHGLYFTIKKKDLKYLVTIPVVFILEHLCYTIGFWKEVFIPRKMPKPAGEPPK from the coding sequence TTGACAGCTCAGAAGTCAGCAAAGATATCCGTTATCATCCCGGTGAAGAACGTGTCCGGAAAGATAAAGCAGTGCCTGAAGGCGGTTTTTGCCCAGTCGCTCATGCCGTACGAGGTGATTGTGGTTGACGGGCGCTCCACAGATGGCACCGCAGAACGAGCGCAAAATTATCCGGTGAAGGTTTTTTATCAGGACTACGGGGCTGCCGGGGCCGCCCGACAGATTGGCGTGGAGCACGCCGAAGGTGAATATCTCGCTTTCACCGATGGCGACAGCATTCCCGGCAGGGACTGGCTGAAAAATCTCGTTGGCGGTTTTGACGAAGGCGTTGTCGGCGTTGGCGGTGGAATACAGAATATTGGACAGGGAATATGGACCAATTCCATTAACCTTGCCTTCGCCACTTTTCTGGGCAGCGGCCGTTCCGTGCAGGGCGGAGCTTCCTTTTCCGACCGCTTTGTAAAAAGCATCAGCGGCTGCAACAGCATGTACCGCAAGAGCGACCTTTTAAGGGCGGGCGGCTTTGACCCGAATTTGTCCGGCGCTGATGAGACGGAGCTGAACGCCAGGCTGCTGAAGTCTGGTAGGCTGCGTTACGTCAGCGATGCCGCTGTCCTTCACGACCACAGCCGGGGTTTGAAGGAGTTCGCCAAGAATATGTATCGCTACGGAGGCTGGAGGAAAGAATGCGGGGTGTGGGACTGGCCGGTGATTCCTCCACTGCTGGCCCCTCTGCTTTTGCTGACACTGCTCGCCAGCCGCTGGATTCTGACGACCATCATCGGCTTCTATCTGGTCATAGTAGGGCTGCATGGGCTGTATTTTACTATTAAAAAGAAAGATTTAAAATATCTGGTTACCATTCCGGTCGTCTTTATTCTTGAGCATCTCTGCTATACCATCGGTTTCTGGAAAGAGGTATTTATACCGCGAAAAATGCCGAAGCCGGCAGGGGAACCGCCGAAATGA
- a CDS encoding methylenetetrahydrofolate reductase has protein sequence MKAGTNLERILTSGKFAVTAEAGPPKGTSAEVIRKKGELLRNCCDAVNVTDNQTAIVRMSSVAGCLLLKQQGIEPVMQMVVRDRNRLALQADVLGAVALGINNILCLSGDHQKFGNHPTAKGVFDIDSIQLIQTLKIMRDEHKFISGEDVSGEVPVFIGAAANPFADPFEYRVSRLAKKVKAGADFIQTQAVYDVPKFARWMEMLTERGLDKQVHIMAGVIPIRSAGMARYMRDYVPGVNVPDEIVTRMEKSEAPKEEGVRITLEIIERLKDMPGVHGIHIMAVGWEDIVPEVVEKSGLMPRPVV, from the coding sequence ATGAAAGCCGGAACGAATCTGGAACGAATATTGACGAGCGGTAAATTTGCCGTGACGGCAGAAGCTGGACCGCCTAAAGGCACCAGCGCCGAGGTTATACGAAAGAAAGGTGAACTGCTCCGCAACTGCTGCGATGCGGTGAACGTTACCGATAACCAGACGGCCATTGTGCGCATGTCAAGCGTCGCCGGCTGCCTGCTCCTGAAACAGCAGGGCATTGAGCCGGTGATGCAGATGGTCGTTCGCGACCGTAACCGGCTGGCACTGCAGGCCGATGTGCTCGGCGCGGTCGCCCTCGGTATCAATAACATCCTCTGTCTTTCCGGCGACCATCAGAAGTTCGGTAACCATCCGACGGCCAAGGGTGTCTTTGATATCGACTCAATTCAGCTCATCCAGACTCTGAAAATAATGCGCGACGAGCATAAATTCATTTCCGGAGAGGATGTATCCGGGGAAGTGCCCGTGTTCATCGGGGCTGCGGCCAATCCTTTTGCCGACCCGTTTGAATACCGGGTGAGCCGGCTGGCGAAGAAGGTGAAAGCCGGCGCCGATTTCATTCAGACACAGGCCGTCTATGATGTGCCCAAGTTCGCCAGGTGGATGGAAATGCTGACGGAACGGGGCCTGGACAAACAGGTGCACATCATGGCCGGTGTCATTCCCATCCGGTCAGCCGGTATGGCCCGCTACATGCGCGACTACGTTCCCGGGGTAAACGTTCCCGATGAAATCGTGACCCGGATGGAGAAGTCGGAAGCTCCCAAAGAAGAGGGTGTGAGGATAACCCTGGAAATCATCGAGCGGCTGAAGGATATGCCCGGCGTACACGGCATTCACATCATGGCGGTGGGCTGGGAGGATATAGTCCCTGAGGTCGTGGAGAAGTCAGGCCTGATGCCGAGGCCGGTGGTTTAA
- the queA gene encoding tRNA preQ1(34) S-adenosylmethionine ribosyltransferase-isomerase QueA → MKTSDFDYVLPQELIAQTPVEPRDNSRLMVVNRADDSIEHRRFYDIVDYLRAGDVLVFNESLVIPARLYGRKVDSGGRVEILLLRRLEEGIWEALVRRGKRLRIGSWLSIGDEKEENASPTIMAEVVDQDEGGIKVIRFSDETVLSELGKVPLPPYINTPLSHPERYQTVYARVAGSVAAPTAGLHFTPELLDRLEKKGVRLLFICLHIGLDTFSPVREEDPGKHHIHREYGIVSKEVAGELSEAKRQGRRVICVGTTTVRILEQVAQLYQPEQIQPFADWVSLYILPGHRFRMVDALLTNYHLPRSTLLMLVTAFAGKKLIDNAYREAINAGNRFYSFGDAMLIL, encoded by the coding sequence ATGAAAACGAGCGATTTCGACTACGTGCTCCCTCAAGAACTCATCGCGCAGACGCCGGTTGAACCCAGAGATAACTCCCGCCTGATGGTGGTGAACCGCGCTGACGACTCGATAGAACATCGCCGCTTTTATGACATCGTTGATTACCTCCGTGCCGGCGACGTTCTCGTTTTCAATGAAAGCCTTGTAATACCGGCCCGGCTCTACGGTCGTAAAGTGGATAGCGGTGGACGCGTGGAAATATTGCTGCTGCGTCGGCTGGAGGAAGGCATCTGGGAAGCGCTGGTCCGGAGAGGTAAACGACTTCGCATCGGCAGCTGGCTATCGATAGGGGATGAAAAGGAGGAGAACGCTTCTCCAACTATAATGGCGGAGGTGGTTGACCAGGATGAGGGAGGTATAAAGGTTATCAGGTTCTCCGATGAAACGGTGCTGTCCGAACTGGGTAAAGTACCACTGCCGCCGTATATCAATACCCCACTCTCCCACCCCGAGCGCTATCAGACGGTGTATGCCCGGGTGGCGGGCAGTGTGGCCGCACCCACCGCCGGCCTGCACTTTACGCCGGAGTTGCTCGACAGGCTGGAGAAGAAAGGAGTGCGACTTCTCTTTATCTGTCTGCACATCGGTCTGGATACCTTCAGCCCGGTAAGGGAAGAAGACCCAGGGAAACATCATATCCACCGCGAGTACGGTATAGTCAGTAAGGAAGTGGCAGGCGAACTATCCGAGGCGAAGCGGCAGGGAAGAAGGGTTATCTGCGTTGGCACTACTACGGTTCGGATTCTGGAGCAGGTGGCACAGCTTTATCAACCGGAGCAAATTCAGCCGTTTGCCGACTGGGTCAGCCTGTACATCCTGCCCGGCCACCGGTTCCGCATGGTCGATGCGCTGCTCACCAATTATCACCTGCCCCGTTCCACACTTTTGATGCTGGTGACCGCCTTTGCCGGTAAAAAACTTATCGATAACGCCTATCGGGAAGCAATCAATGCAGGAAATCGATTCTACAGCTTTGGCGACGCAATGCTTATCTTGTAA
- a CDS encoding methylenetetrahydrofolate reductase C-terminal domain-containing protein, translating to MKTITSQKPAEEVMGYLEKCQKVYIIGCGTCATMCHTGGKSEVLEMKEKLEGSGKAVTGWMIIPTACDELTKYALEEEAGRIKEADCVLAMTCAVGVQTIALHLKDKKPVYPALNTLFIGMEDSPGHFSEVCLQCGSCVLGRTAAICPLVRCSKSLLNGPCGGSAGGKCEVSEDIPCAWQLIYDRLSEMGRLDEMEEIEPVKDWSVSVTGGPRKIDVDAECTTTS from the coding sequence ATGAAGACGATTACCAGTCAGAAACCAGCCGAAGAGGTAATGGGTTACCTTGAGAAGTGCCAGAAGGTTTATATTATCGGCTGTGGCACCTGTGCCACCATGTGCCACACCGGTGGCAAATCTGAAGTTCTGGAGATGAAGGAGAAGCTCGAGGGCAGCGGCAAGGCAGTCACCGGCTGGATGATAATTCCCACCGCCTGTGATGAACTGACCAAATATGCCTTGGAAGAGGAGGCGGGGCGGATTAAGGAGGCCGATTGCGTGCTGGCCATGACCTGTGCCGTTGGCGTGCAGACCATAGCCCTGCATTTGAAAGACAAAAAACCGGTATATCCCGCGTTGAATACCCTGTTCATTGGTATGGAGGACAGTCCGGGACACTTCAGCGAGGTATGCCTGCAGTGTGGTAGTTGCGTGCTGGGGCGGACGGCAGCCATCTGCCCGCTGGTCCGGTGCTCCAAGAGCCTGCTGAACGGGCCCTGCGGCGGCTCGGCGGGGGGCAAGTGCGAGGTATCGGAAGACATCCCCTGCGCCTGGCAGCTCATCTATGACCGCCTTTCCGAAATGGGACGGCTTGACGAAATGGAGGAAATCGAGCCCGTTAAAGACTGGAGCGTGAGTGTTACCGGTGGGCCACGGAAGATAGATGTGGATGCGGAGTGTACCACTACCTCATAG